A genomic region of Brachyspira pilosicoli contains the following coding sequences:
- the selA gene encoding L-seryl-tRNA(Sec) selenium transferase, with translation MNNNFNLVQTNTVLEHDSIKPYHKILSRPIVTDIIREILEKLRAELKNNPNAHYSKEDIIKLCEIRLKEKSNLPIKRVINATGTIMHTNLGRSPIDEDIWQEVKDINIYSNNLEYNINKEGRGLRGEFLYTLLAKLTGAEDALVVNNNAASVFLILKTFATEKEVIVSRGEQVQIGGGFRIPDILKEAGAKLVEIGTTNIVTINDYKEAITENTAMILKVHTSNFKIRGFVKSPSLKKIKDAIPSNIPLVYDEGAGIFDESMSEEEHIKSALKAGVDLVCFSGDKMFSSVQAGIIVGKKEYIAKIYKHPLMRAFRCGKTVLSILEKNVIKRLNTEGQFKGYCERLLSINEEAVKQKAFRIINDLKGFDVVEEYVETGGGAMADTFYSSYAISFKPKNIKEIIKYLHNLDTPIISKIKKDYILLYVLTIEERDIEYVYNVLKHIEKEYL, from the coding sequence TTGAATAATAATTTTAACTTAGTTCAAACCAATACCGTATTGGAACATGATTCTATTAAACCATATCATAAAATTTTATCTCGTCCTATAGTTACAGATATTATTAGAGAAATATTAGAGAAATTAAGAGCTGAATTAAAAAATAATCCAAATGCTCACTACAGCAAAGAGGATATTATAAAATTATGTGAAATAAGATTAAAAGAAAAATCTAACCTCCCTATAAAAAGAGTCATAAATGCAACAGGCACTATCATGCATACCAATTTGGGACGTTCTCCTATAGATGAAGATATATGGCAGGAAGTAAAGGATATAAATATATACAGCAATAACCTTGAATATAATATAAATAAAGAAGGAAGAGGTTTAAGGGGTGAGTTTTTATACACATTATTAGCTAAACTCACAGGTGCTGAAGATGCTTTAGTTGTAAACAATAATGCCGCTTCAGTATTTTTAATATTAAAAACATTTGCTACAGAAAAAGAGGTTATAGTATCAAGAGGAGAACAGGTACAAATAGGCGGTGGGTTTAGAATACCAGATATATTAAAAGAAGCTGGAGCTAAACTCGTTGAAATAGGCACAACAAACATAGTAACAATAAACGATTATAAAGAAGCTATAACTGAAAACACAGCTATGATATTAAAGGTACATACTTCCAATTTTAAAATCAGAGGTTTTGTAAAAAGTCCGTCATTAAAAAAAATTAAAGATGCTATACCAAGTAATATACCATTAGTCTATGATGAGGGAGCTGGAATATTTGATGAGAGCATGTCTGAAGAGGAGCATATAAAATCTGCATTAAAAGCTGGTGTTGATTTAGTATGTTTTTCTGGGGATAAAATGTTTTCAAGTGTTCAGGCTGGCATAATAGTTGGGAAAAAAGAATATATAGCTAAAATATACAAACACCCTCTTATGAGAGCTTTTAGATGCGGTAAAACTGTGCTTTCTATATTAGAGAAAAATGTTATAAAAAGATTAAACACAGAAGGACAATTTAAGGGTTATTGTGAAAGGTTACTTTCTATTAATGAAGAAGCTGTAAAGCAAAAAGCATTTAGGATTATTAATGATTTGAAGGGCTTTGATGTAGTTGAGGAATATGTAGAGACTGGAGGCGGTGCTATGGCTGATACTTTCTACTCTTCTTATGCTATAAGCTTTAAGCCTAAAAACATTAAAGAGATTATAAAATATTTGCATAATTTAGATACTCCTATTATATCAAAGATAAAGAAAGACTATATATTATTATATGTTTTAACAATAGAAGAGAGAGATATTGAGTATGTATATAATGTGTTAAAGCATATAGAAAAAGAATATTTATAA
- the hflX gene encoding GTPase HflX, which translates to MKRAYIIFVADSKEYRTKKINIDNILTELSMLCDTAGYDVADRFSFIQQKIVAGTYIGTGKLESLKESAIADNVEYFVFDNELSGSQVNAIEEGSNIKALTRTEIILEIFAMRAKTLTARMQVELAFLEFEYPRLKGKRSNLSQVRGVIGLRGGAGEKQLEYDRRRARERIHKLKTQLSKVEKSASTGRKGRGSTFRIAIVGYTNAGKSTLFNLLCKEDTYVEDKLFATLDTHTRKLYLSDDAPLEVIISDTVGFIDRLPHTLIASFKSTLSEVVEADLLLHLVDSTDEYIEEKLINVEATIKEIEASNIKRIMVFNKVDSLEENQKNKILTMYDDAIFISAKNNINIDILREKILKIILESFNNG; encoded by the coding sequence ATGAAAAGAGCGTATATAATATTTGTAGCAGATTCAAAAGAATATAGAACTAAAAAAATCAATATAGACAATATTTTAACAGAACTATCAATGCTATGCGATACTGCAGGTTATGATGTAGCTGATAGGTTTTCTTTTATACAGCAGAAAATAGTAGCAGGCACTTATATAGGCACGGGTAAGCTTGAATCTTTAAAAGAGAGTGCTATAGCTGACAATGTAGAATATTTTGTTTTTGACAATGAGCTTAGCGGTTCGCAGGTTAATGCTATAGAAGAAGGCTCTAATATAAAAGCATTAACTAGAACAGAGATTATATTAGAGATATTTGCAATGCGTGCCAAAACACTTACTGCAAGGATGCAAGTAGAGTTAGCATTTTTGGAGTTTGAATATCCAAGATTAAAGGGTAAGAGAAGCAATTTAAGCCAAGTGAGAGGTGTAATAGGTTTGAGAGGCGGAGCTGGAGAAAAGCAACTCGAGTACGACAGAAGAAGAGCAAGAGAGAGAATACATAAACTAAAAACTCAATTAAGCAAAGTAGAAAAATCTGCAAGCACTGGAAGAAAAGGAAGAGGCTCTACTTTTAGAATAGCTATTGTAGGTTATACAAATGCTGGAAAAAGCACTTTGTTTAATCTTTTATGTAAAGAAGACACTTATGTAGAAGATAAACTTTTTGCTACGTTAGACACTCATACAAGAAAGCTTTATTTATCAGATGATGCACCTCTTGAAGTTATTATTAGCGACACTGTTGGTTTTATAGATAGGCTTCCGCATACTTTAATAGCTTCTTTTAAGTCTACATTGTCTGAAGTGGTAGAGGCTGATTTGCTTTTGCATTTGGTTGATTCTACAGATGAATATATTGAAGAGAAACTTATTAATGTTGAAGCTACAATAAAAGAGATAGAAGCTTCAAATATAAAACGTATAATGGTATTTAACAAAGTTGATAGCTTAGAAGAAAATCAAAAAAACAAGATACTTACTATGTATGATGATGCAATTTTTATCAGTGCCAAAAACAATATAAATATAGATATACTAAGAGAAAAAATATTAAAAATAATTTTAGAGTCTTTTAATAATGGTTGA
- a CDS encoding TIGR00282 family metallophosphoesterase: protein MAIKNILCLGDIVGVTGRYAVRRHLEEIKLEHNIDFVIANGENAANGVGITRDTASELFNSGIDVLTTGNHVWNNRDVFALIGNENRLLRPYNYPNESPGLGYYIYDADDFKIGVLNLMGRTFLEPLDCPFKKANIAIKHLKEKTNVIFIDFHAEATAEKIAFSYYLEGQVSCIFGTHTHVQTADEKIISSHTAYISDIGMCGSYDSVIGMKKEAAIARFVTKIPHRFEVETTNPMINGIIVQVDTQTGKASSIKRINIVYNNDQVERLEK from the coding sequence ATGGCTATTAAAAATATATTATGTCTTGGCGATATTGTTGGAGTTACAGGCAGATATGCTGTAAGAAGGCATTTAGAAGAGATTAAATTAGAACATAATATAGATTTTGTTATAGCTAATGGAGAAAATGCGGCTAATGGGGTTGGTATCACAAGGGATACTGCCTCAGAGCTGTTTAATTCTGGTATAGATGTACTTACAACCGGAAACCATGTATGGAATAATAGAGATGTATTTGCATTAATTGGCAATGAGAATAGACTTCTTCGTCCATACAATTATCCTAATGAATCTCCTGGGCTTGGTTATTATATATATGATGCTGATGATTTTAAAATAGGTGTTCTTAACCTAATGGGCAGAACTTTTTTAGAACCTTTGGATTGCCCTTTCAAAAAAGCTAATATTGCTATCAAACATCTAAAAGAGAAAACTAATGTTATATTTATAGATTTTCATGCTGAAGCTACTGCTGAAAAAATTGCTTTTTCTTATTATCTTGAAGGACAAGTAAGCTGTATTTTTGGTACTCATACGCATGTTCAAACTGCTGATGAAAAGATAATTTCTTCTCATACCGCTTATATATCTGATATTGGTATGTGCGGAAGTTATGATTCTGTTATTGGCATGAAAAAAGAGGCTGCTATTGCAAGGTTTGTTACTAAAATACCTCATAGGTTTGAAGTTGAAACTACTAACCCTATGATTAATGGTATAATAGTGCAGGTAGATACTCAAACAGGAAAAGCTTCTTCTATTAAAAGAATTAATATAGTATATAATAATGATCAAGTTGAAAGACTTGAGAAGTAA
- the selB gene encoding selenocysteine-specific translation elongation factor: MNKIIGTAGHVDHGKSELIKALTGIAMMRLPEEKKREMTIDLGFGFFKPNEDITIGVIDVPGHERFIRNMVAGMWSLDLVMLVVCANEGWMNMTEEHAKVALALGIKNIVCVINKIDLVDDNKLKESEESIKKNLYRIFQKDIETIKVSALNGTNIDLLKERVTDILLNDETKEEIKTHIYVDRVFSIKGAGLTITGSIKGGNIKRDDTLIHYPTKKEVSIRNIQSYHQDREIVYSTSRVALNLKNIKKEEIRRGHLLCSKEENVFLTDEIILELLGNSDVDYLRKIKNAEFAIGTECLVAQIIPLYKKQDNNDKRDDSKEIDRRFIRLKFDEPIAVFWKERGILISHGGSAIIGSGDIFWGDKTNPFIRKNIMDRASDFLGKIERKKYTDLVMSVNGYSLANGNMPEYAVKLANYFVKKDYLKESTERIKKLIEVKKDGLSFEDIKNYLNIETSFTKPFINYLLENKIIMSLDNNIYKKYVDTVQLTNSQKMLIDKLKKEDLNGLDEKIIKTINNGIKDIKTLTALKYATYLDEGLYYHTEVYNRVKSLIMKNTKKNDIITIALVKERTGLSRKYTIPILNALEREKLVKRQGNDRIVL, from the coding sequence ATGAACAAAATTATAGGAACTGCTGGGCATGTTGATCATGGTAAATCAGAATTAATCAAAGCTTTAACAGGTATTGCTATGATGCGTTTACCTGAAGAGAAGAAAAGAGAGATGACTATTGATTTGGGTTTTGGATTTTTTAAGCCTAATGAGGATATTACTATTGGGGTAATAGATGTTCCTGGACATGAAAGATTTATTAGAAATATGGTTGCTGGAATGTGGAGCTTAGATTTAGTTATGCTTGTTGTATGTGCCAATGAAGGCTGGATGAATATGACAGAAGAGCATGCTAAAGTGGCTTTGGCATTGGGAATAAAAAATATTGTATGCGTAATAAATAAGATTGACCTTGTTGATGATAATAAATTAAAAGAATCTGAAGAGAGCATCAAAAAAAATTTATACAGAATATTTCAAAAGGATATAGAAACAATAAAAGTATCTGCTTTAAATGGCACTAATATAGATTTATTAAAAGAGAGAGTTACTGATATATTATTAAATGATGAAACAAAAGAAGAGATAAAAACCCATATTTATGTAGATAGGGTATTTTCTATAAAGGGAGCTGGTCTTACAATTACAGGAAGTATTAAAGGAGGCAACATTAAAAGAGATGACACTCTCATACACTACCCTACTAAAAAAGAAGTATCTATAAGAAATATTCAGTCATATCATCAAGACAGAGAAATTGTATATTCTACTTCGAGGGTTGCTTTAAATTTAAAAAATATAAAAAAAGAAGAGATAAGAAGGGGGCATTTATTATGCTCTAAAGAAGAGAATGTTTTTCTAACAGATGAAATAATATTAGAGTTGCTTGGAAATAGCGATGTTGATTATTTAAGAAAGATAAAAAATGCAGAGTTTGCAATTGGTACAGAATGCTTAGTAGCTCAGATTATACCTTTATACAAAAAACAAGATAATAATGATAAAAGAGATGACAGCAAAGAAATAGACAGAAGATTTATAAGGTTAAAATTTGATGAGCCTATAGCAGTATTTTGGAAGGAGAGAGGAATACTTATTAGCCATGGAGGAAGTGCTATAATTGGAAGCGGGGATATATTTTGGGGAGATAAAACTAATCCATTTATTAGAAAAAATATTATGGATAGGGCTTCAGATTTTTTGGGTAAAATAGAGAGAAAAAAATACACTGACTTAGTAATGAGTGTTAATGGGTATAGTTTAGCTAATGGAAATATGCCTGAATATGCTGTAAAACTTGCTAACTATTTTGTTAAAAAAGATTATTTAAAAGAGTCAACTGAAAGAATAAAAAAACTAATAGAAGTAAAAAAAGACGGGCTTTCTTTTGAAGATATAAAAAATTATCTTAATATAGAAACTTCATTTACAAAACCTTTTATTAATTATTTATTAGAAAATAAAATTATCATGTCATTAGACAACAATATATATAAAAAATATGTTGATACAGTACAGCTTACCAATTCACAAAAAATGCTTATTGATAAATTAAAAAAAGAAGATTTAAATGGCTTAGATGAAAAAATTATCAAAACTATTAACAATGGAATAAAAGATATCAAAACACTAACAGCATTAAAATATGCAACCTACCTTGATGAAGGCTTATATTATCATACAGAAGTTTACAACAGAGTAAAAAGCCTAATAATGAAAAACACTAAAAAAAATGATATTATCACTATAGCATTAGTTAAAGAGAGAACAGGGTTATCAAGAAAATACACCATACCAATACTAAATGCTTTAGAGAGAGAAAAGTTGGTAAAAAGGCAAGGCAATGACAGAATAGTGCTTTAA
- the recR gene encoding recombination mediator RecR, which produces MSGIDSLDKLTEMIARLPGIGGRSAMRIALYLFDSDDEYLSELSNSILSLHKNIKLCKECYSLSENDICNICASDKRDRTKLCVVESYTDMIAIEKTEEYTGIYHVLGGLIEPLKGIGISDIRIKELIDRVKDNSSIEEVIIAFGASLEADTTASYINKTLRNNNFDKKISRITYGISLASDIENADSRSLARSIADRVVMQ; this is translated from the coding sequence TTGAGCGGCATTGATTCTTTAGATAAACTTACAGAGATGATAGCGAGACTTCCTGGGATAGGGGGAAGAAGTGCTATGCGTATTGCTTTGTATTTATTTGATAGTGATGATGAATATTTAAGTGAGTTATCTAATTCTATTTTGTCACTGCATAAAAACATAAAGCTTTGTAAGGAATGTTATTCTTTAAGCGAGAATGATATTTGCAATATATGTGCAAGTGATAAAAGAGACAGAACAAAGTTATGCGTAGTAGAGTCTTATACTGATATGATTGCTATTGAAAAAACGGAAGAATATACAGGGATTTATCATGTTTTGGGAGGATTAATAGAGCCCCTTAAAGGAATAGGTATTTCAGACATAAGAATAAAAGAGTTAATAGATAGAGTTAAAGATAATAGCTCAATAGAAGAGGTTATTATAGCATTTGGTGCTTCATTAGAGGCAGATACTACAGCATCATATATAAATAAAACTTTAAGAAACAATAATTTTGATAAAAAAATAAGCCGCATTACTTATGGCATATCATTAGCAAGCGATATTGAAAATGCTGATTCGCGTTCATTAGCAAGAAGTATTGCAGATAGAGTAGTTATGCAGTAG
- the yqeK gene encoding bis(5'-nucleosyl)-tetraphosphatase (symmetrical) YqeK: protein MNNFDEKPILDYIKKYLPFREEHILSTRDLSVKLAKHYNIDVNKASIAALCHDLGKRYKEEEMRKILLEYDNKEYPKHITSALLHAKVSAIITIEEFHIKDDDIISAIESHTVGHANMSMLEKIIYASDYLEPTRKLETADKLREEIFINFDEAFLKVVLESIYFVLSKKQYLSDKTIELYNSLVIK, encoded by the coding sequence ATGAATAATTTTGATGAAAAGCCTATATTAGATTATATAAAAAAATATCTTCCATTTAGAGAAGAGCATATACTTTCAACGAGAGATTTATCTGTAAAACTTGCAAAGCATTATAATATTGATGTTAATAAGGCATCTATTGCAGCATTGTGCCATGATTTGGGTAAGAGATATAAAGAAGAAGAAATGCGAAAAATTTTATTAGAGTATGATAATAAAGAATATCCTAAACATATTACTTCTGCTTTGCTTCATGCTAAAGTAAGTGCCATAATAACAATAGAAGAGTTTCATATAAAAGATGATGATATAATATCTGCTATAGAAAGTCATACTGTGGGACATGCTAACATGAGTATGCTTGAAAAAATTATATATGCATCTGACTATCTTGAACCTACTCGTAAATTAGAAACGGCTGATAAATTAAGAGAAGAGATTTTTATTAATTTTGATGAAGCATTTTTGAAAGTGGTATTAGAGTCAATATATTTTGTACTTTCAAAAAAACAGTATTTATCTGATAAAACTATAGAGCTGTATAATTCATTAGTTATTAAGTAA
- a CDS encoding YbaB/EbfC family nucleoid-associated protein, giving the protein MSDNSIKYSSPGNLISFEINKSYNISNFNVDESLLNKDQKELLEEMIVSSMNDAISRIDTLNVNDNKNDNYKNPFNSFNMKDMDKAFSDITKMTTIKYDENGKPIINISLDAINPDIISRMNDIINNNNDDKDKN; this is encoded by the coding sequence ATGAGTGACAATTCTATAAAATATAGTTCACCTGGTAATTTAATTTCGTTTGAAATTAACAAGTCTTACAATATATCAAATTTTAATGTAGATGAGAGTCTTTTAAATAAAGATCAAAAGGAACTTTTAGAAGAGATGATAGTATCAAGCATGAATGATGCTATTTCAAGGATTGATACTCTAAATGTTAATGATAATAAAAATGATAATTATAAAAACCCTTTTAATTCTTTTAATATGAAGGATATGGATAAGGCATTTTCTGATATAACAAAAATGACTACAATAAAATATGATGAAAATGGAAAACCAATTATCAATATATCATTAGATGCAATAAATCCAGATATTATATCTAGAATGAATGATATTATTAATAACAATAATGATGATAAGGATAAAAATTGA
- the rny gene encoding ribonuclease Y — MNVVIIITSVVVAFVFGYITRWVIAKINLNSAEIIRQNMLRDAKEQAESERKNIISEANLELQKERNRLENENKERRSEIQKLENRVLQREANLDKKTQYLENKEHNIENKLKKIKEQEEKLDTLLEEEKKELEKIAGFTREEAKKALMIEIEEDAKKAASKIVDNIEKNAIETGEKKAREIIVQTIQRISSDVTQESSVTSVSLPSEEMKGRIIGREGRNIRMLETLTGVDIIIDDTPEAVVISCFDPVRKHIAKVSLEKLILDGRIHPARIEEIVEKTRREVEDSIMTAGENAIADLNLTTMHHELVRHMGRLQYRTSYGQNMLLHSKEVANIAGMIAAEIGANVEMAKRSAFLHDVGKAIEVEGEGSHAMSGADLAKRCGEREEVVNAIRAHHNDVETQTVEAVIVKAADAISAARPGARMESFENYIKRLDDLEKIADSIEGVEKSFAIQAGRELRVMTKSDVVDDVKAKQIARDIAKRIEDELKYPGIIRVTVIRETRAVEVAR, encoded by the coding sequence ATGAATGTGGTTATAATAATCACCTCTGTTGTAGTTGCGTTTGTTTTTGGATATATAACCCGCTGGGTAATAGCTAAAATTAACCTTAATTCAGCGGAGATAATAAGACAAAATATGCTTCGCGATGCTAAAGAGCAAGCTGAAAGTGAAAGAAAAAATATTATTTCAGAAGCTAATTTAGAATTACAAAAAGAGCGTAATAGATTAGAAAATGAAAATAAAGAAAGAAGATCAGAAATTCAAAAATTAGAAAATAGGGTACTACAACGAGAGGCAAATTTAGACAAAAAGACTCAATATTTAGAAAATAAAGAACATAATATTGAAAATAAGCTAAAGAAAATTAAAGAGCAAGAAGAAAAATTAGATACACTTCTTGAGGAAGAAAAAAAAGAGCTTGAAAAAATAGCAGGCTTTACTCGAGAAGAGGCTAAAAAAGCTCTAATGATAGAAATAGAAGAAGATGCTAAAAAAGCTGCTTCAAAGATAGTAGATAATATAGAAAAGAATGCTATAGAAACTGGTGAGAAAAAGGCTAGAGAGATAATTGTTCAAACTATACAGAGAATATCTAGCGATGTAACTCAGGAATCTTCTGTTACTTCTGTTTCTTTGCCTAGTGAAGAGATGAAAGGACGTATTATAGGCAGAGAGGGAAGAAATATCAGAATGCTTGAAACACTCACTGGAGTTGATATTATTATAGATGATACTCCTGAGGCTGTTGTTATATCTTGTTTTGACCCTGTAAGAAAGCATATCGCTAAAGTTTCATTAGAAAAACTTATATTAGATGGACGTATTCACCCTGCAAGAATAGAAGAGATTGTTGAAAAAACAAGAAGAGAAGTAGAAGATTCTATTATGACAGCAGGAGAGAATGCCATTGCTGATTTAAATCTTACTACTATGCATCATGAGCTTGTTAGACATATGGGAAGGCTTCAATATAGAACGAGCTACGGGCAAAATATGCTTCTTCATAGTAAGGAAGTTGCAAATATTGCTGGTATGATTGCTGCCGAAATTGGGGCAAATGTAGAAATGGCTAAGAGAAGTGCATTTTTGCATGATGTTGGAAAGGCTATAGAGGTTGAAGGTGAAGGCTCTCATGCTATGAGCGGAGCTGATTTAGCCAAAAGATGCGGAGAGAGAGAGGAAGTTGTTAATGCTATAAGGGCTCATCACAATGATGTAGAAACTCAAACTGTTGAGGCTGTTATAGTAAAAGCGGCTGATGCTATTAGTGCTGCTCGTCCGGGTGCTAGAATGGAATCTTTTGAAAATTACATTAAAAGACTTGATGATTTGGAAAAGATTGCTGATAGTATTGAAGGAGTTGAGAAATCTTTTGCTATACAGGCTGGAAGAGAGCTTAGAGTTATGACTAAAAGTGATGTGGTTGATGATGTTAAAGCTAAACAGATTGCAAGAGATATTGCTAAGAGAATAGAAGATGAGCTTAAATATCCGGGTATTATTAGAGTTACTGTTATTAGAGAGACTAGAGCAGTTGAAGTTGCTAGATAA
- a CDS encoding STAS domain-containing protein: MAIEFNDIYISIVPEANLCSSEEIYRFVNESEEAASIRMPIVILDLKNTKEINSAGIAKILKLYKNLQSLKIKLYMMNLNPDVEPILKNLLLTYLITKIEKVEDLDL; the protein is encoded by the coding sequence ATGGCTATAGAATTTAATGATATATACATATCTATAGTTCCTGAAGCTAATCTCTGCAGTTCTGAAGAAATATATAGATTTGTTAATGAATCTGAAGAAGCTGCCTCTATTAGAATGCCTATAGTTATACTCGACTTAAAAAACACTAAAGAAATTAATAGTGCAGGAATAGCAAAAATATTAAAACTTTATAAAAACCTGCAATCTTTAAAAATTAAATTATATATGATGAATCTTAATCCAGATGTAGAACCCATATTAAAAAATCTACTATTAACATATTTAATTACAAAAATAGAAAAAGTAGAAGATTTAGATCTTTAA